One window of the Chitinophaga niabensis genome contains the following:
- a CDS encoding NAD(P)H-dependent oxidoreductase: MAKVLLLFAHPAFERSRIHAALLKAAAGLPDVTLHDLYEVYPDFDVVPGIEQKLLTEHDIIIFQHPFYWYSGPALLKQWVDLVLQHGWAYGHEGVALKGKYLMNVISAGGKEQSYSPEGHHGYPLKQFMLPYEQTATLCNMQYLPPFVVHDSNNLTAQQLSTYAAAYVELLKGLQSGKIDLPQAQQQYYINALVGAPDHSS; the protein is encoded by the coding sequence ATGGCCAAAGTCCTTCTCCTCTTTGCACACCCTGCGTTTGAACGCTCCCGCATACATGCTGCACTGCTGAAAGCCGCAGCTGGTTTGCCGGATGTTACCCTGCACGATCTCTACGAAGTATATCCTGATTTTGATGTGGTGCCCGGGATAGAACAAAAACTCCTGACGGAACATGACATCATTATCTTTCAACATCCTTTCTACTGGTATAGCGGCCCTGCATTGCTGAAACAATGGGTAGACCTGGTATTGCAGCATGGCTGGGCTTATGGCCATGAAGGTGTTGCATTGAAAGGGAAATATCTCATGAATGTTATTTCGGCTGGCGGAAAGGAACAGTCGTATTCCCCGGAAGGGCATCATGGCTATCCGCTAAAACAGTTCATGTTACCTTATGAGCAAACCGCTACGCTCTGCAATATGCAGTACCTGCCGCCTTTTGTGGTGCATGATAGTAATAACCTCACTGCACAGCAGCTGAGTACATATGCAGCAGCTTATGTTGAATTACTAAAAGGTCTGCAGTCCGGCAAAATAGATCTGCCGCAGGCACAGCAGCAATACTATATCAATGCACTAGTAGGAGCACCTGATCATTCATCCTAA
- a CDS encoding efflux RND transporter permease subunit, with translation MISKTFIERKNTTIVISIILVIVGLICMVNLPIAQLPDIAPPVVAVSANYIGANSTTVEETVTTPIENQVNGTPGAMYIQSVSANDGSMSITVTFNIGTNPDISALDVQNRVSLALPSVPDDVRRVGVTTKKRSNDMLMVVALNSPNASYDRNFLDNYLNIYIKPEIARIEGVGDVNAFSQDYSMRIWLNPDKMASLGITTSDVARAIQEQNTQAPAGVLGAPPANNKQAFEYTVKVKGRLLDAEEFGNIIISANQQTGSLIRLKDISRQQLGSFSYAVEVKADGKPGTGMAIYLSPGANALDVAERVEKRFAELAKTFPPDVQWLVPFETVSFVKISIDEVIETFVEALLLVILVVYLFLQSWRATLVPVLVIPVSIIGTFIFFTLLGFSINTLTLFGFVLAIGIVVDDAIVVVEAVQHHIDVNGMTPLNATYKAMSEVQAPVIAIGLILAAVFVPVAFIPGVSGRLYQQFALTIAFSVILSAFLALTLTPALCAIMLRPSNLNEKSRGINKLHYKFNKWFTRFTDRYTHGVRRAIKQTVLVLILLGILFGAAFILFKKVPTTFVPQEDMGAMFLSLELPDAASSQRTREIATRVNQILSEDSAVNHYMGVTGINFIANAIKPNSATWFVNLKPWGVRYPKGDNINKVVGRIQGKLAQITEASVLALPSPTLRGLGTSSGFSYVLEQKSGTDLAEFNRVLGQVLMAANQRPEIAMAYAFFSAKTPEYNIEVDRDRCKQMGVAVTDVFGALQTFLGGAYVNDFTKFGRSLRVVLQADTAYRKDIDALKSYFVRNVRGEMVPLSTLIRSKLGAGAPVINHFNLYRSVEISGTAKPGFSSGDAIKAMEEVSAQVLPANFGYEWTNISRQEIEAGNSSMMIFGLSILFVFLLLTALYESWSVPFSVLLAVPVALFGSILALWLTGQANSVYSQIGLITLIGLSAKNAILIVEFCKERVDRGMPLIQATLEAVSLRFRPILMTSFAFILGVTPLVLSEGAGAASRLNIGFTVIGGMLAATLLAIFTVPVLYVLITRIAYGKKKLAQMEEEGKRWEAENGGHGGHGAGH, from the coding sequence ATGATCTCAAAAACATTCATAGAAAGGAAGAACACCACTATTGTGATTTCGATCATCCTGGTGATTGTGGGCCTCATCTGCATGGTAAATCTGCCGATCGCACAGTTGCCGGATATTGCGCCCCCAGTGGTGGCAGTAAGTGCCAACTACATAGGAGCGAACTCTACCACCGTGGAAGAAACAGTGACCACTCCCATCGAAAACCAGGTGAACGGTACACCCGGTGCCATGTACATCCAGTCTGTTAGTGCAAACGATGGTTCCATGAGTATCACTGTTACTTTTAACATTGGTACCAATCCGGATATCAGTGCATTGGATGTACAGAACCGGGTAAGTCTTGCACTCCCATCTGTTCCCGATGATGTAAGAAGGGTGGGTGTAACTACCAAGAAACGTTCTAATGATATGTTGATGGTGGTAGCATTGAATTCACCGAACGCTTCTTACGATCGTAACTTTCTCGATAACTATCTGAACATTTATATCAAACCTGAAATTGCCCGGATCGAAGGAGTGGGTGATGTGAATGCGTTTTCACAGGATTATAGTATGCGCATATGGCTGAACCCAGATAAGATGGCTTCGCTGGGTATCACTACTTCAGATGTAGCACGTGCCATACAGGAACAGAATACACAAGCGCCTGCCGGTGTACTGGGTGCTCCTCCTGCCAATAACAAACAGGCTTTTGAATATACGGTAAAAGTAAAAGGGCGTTTGCTGGATGCGGAAGAGTTTGGCAATATCATTATTTCTGCCAATCAGCAAACCGGTTCCCTGATCCGCTTAAAAGATATTTCCCGGCAACAGCTGGGGTCCTTTTCCTATGCAGTGGAAGTAAAGGCAGATGGCAAACCTGGTACAGGTATGGCCATTTACCTTTCTCCCGGGGCTAATGCCCTGGATGTGGCAGAACGCGTAGAAAAAAGATTTGCAGAACTCGCCAAAACATTCCCGCCGGATGTGCAATGGCTGGTACCTTTTGAAACCGTTTCTTTCGTTAAGATCTCTATCGATGAAGTGATTGAAACCTTTGTTGAAGCACTGCTGCTTGTAATATTAGTGGTATATCTCTTCCTGCAAAGCTGGCGTGCCACACTGGTACCTGTATTGGTAATTCCCGTTTCCATCATTGGCACCTTCATCTTTTTCACCTTACTGGGCTTCTCCATTAATACACTTACGCTGTTTGGATTTGTATTGGCCATCGGGATTGTGGTGGATGATGCGATTGTGGTGGTGGAAGCCGTTCAGCATCATATAGATGTAAATGGCATGACGCCGCTGAATGCTACATATAAAGCCATGTCCGAAGTACAGGCACCGGTTATTGCTATTGGTTTGATATTAGCTGCAGTGTTTGTACCCGTTGCTTTTATACCGGGTGTGAGCGGAAGGTTATATCAGCAATTTGCATTGACCATTGCATTCTCTGTGATACTTTCTGCCTTCCTGGCATTGACCTTAACACCCGCACTTTGCGCTATTATGCTGCGCCCTTCCAACCTGAATGAAAAATCAAGGGGCATCAATAAACTGCATTACAAGTTCAACAAATGGTTCACCCGTTTTACAGACCGTTATACACATGGTGTTCGCCGAGCGATCAAACAAACGGTATTGGTGCTGATACTGCTGGGTATCCTGTTCGGCGCAGCTTTTATCCTCTTTAAAAAAGTACCTACTACGTTTGTACCGCAGGAAGATATGGGCGCCATGTTCCTTTCCCTTGAATTACCGGATGCAGCTTCCTCTCAAAGGACCAGGGAGATAGCGACCCGTGTAAACCAGATCCTGTCGGAAGATTCTGCCGTGAATCACTACATGGGTGTGACAGGTATCAACTTCATTGCAAATGCTATCAAACCCAACTCGGCTACCTGGTTTGTAAACCTGAAACCATGGGGCGTTCGTTACCCAAAAGGGGATAATATTAATAAAGTAGTAGGCCGTATACAGGGAAAACTTGCTCAGATAACAGAAGCCTCTGTACTCGCGCTACCCTCTCCCACCCTGCGTGGATTGGGTACCTCCAGTGGCTTCTCTTATGTACTGGAACAAAAAAGCGGCACAGACCTTGCAGAATTCAACAGAGTACTCGGCCAGGTGTTGATGGCAGCGAACCAACGTCCTGAAATTGCGATGGCATATGCATTCTTCAGTGCTAAAACACCGGAGTACAATATTGAAGTGGACCGCGACCGCTGTAAACAAATGGGCGTAGCCGTTACAGATGTGTTCGGCGCTTTGCAGACCTTCCTGGGTGGCGCGTATGTGAACGACTTCACCAAATTCGGACGCAGCCTCCGTGTGGTATTACAGGCAGATACCGCATACCGTAAAGATATCGATGCACTCAAATCTTATTTCGTTCGTAATGTAAGAGGAGAAATGGTACCGCTCAGTACACTGATCCGTTCAAAACTGGGAGCAGGTGCACCGGTGATCAATCACTTCAACCTGTACAGGTCCGTAGAGATCAGTGGTACCGCTAAACCGGGATTCAGTAGTGGTGATGCTATCAAGGCCATGGAAGAAGTTTCCGCACAGGTACTCCCTGCTAACTTTGGTTATGAGTGGACGAATATTTCCCGGCAGGAAATTGAAGCCGGCAACAGTAGCATGATGATCTTCGGCCTCTCTATCCTTTTCGTATTTCTACTATTAACCGCGCTATATGAAAGTTGGTCTGTCCCTTTCTCCGTACTATTGGCAGTTCCGGTAGCCCTGTTTGGATCTATCCTTGCTTTGTGGCTAACCGGACAAGCCAATAGCGTTTACTCGCAGATTGGCCTGATCACCCTGATCGGGCTATCTGCGAAAAACGCCATCCTCATTGTGGAATTCTGTAAAGAGCGGGTGGACAGGGGCATGCCTTTGATACAGGCAACGCTGGAAGCAGTGAGCCTGCGTTTCAGGCCCATCCTCATGACTTCCTTCGCTTTCATCCTTGGTGTTACACCACTCGTACTCTCAGAAGGAGCAGGTGCTGCGTCAAGACTGAACATTGGTTTCACGGTAATTGGAGGTATGCTGGCGGCCACACTGCTGGCCATCTTTACGGTACCTGTACTGTATGTGCTGATCACAAGGATCGCTTATGGTAAGAAGAAGCTGGCACAGATGGAAGAAGAAGGCAAACGCTGGGAAGCTGAAAACGGCGGGCATGGCGGACATGGGGCAGGGCATTGA
- a CDS encoding monovalent cation:proton antiporter-2 (CPA2) family protein — translation MSNESFFYQALVYLATMVVFVPLAKKLNLGSVLGYLIGGIIIGPALLGLIGQGGQDLMHFAEFGVVMMLFLIGLELEPSLLWKLRAPILGMGGLQVTVTAILIAGLSFSLGMPFNESLILGMILSLSSTAIVLQILTEKGQMGSAAGQSTFSVLLFQDIAVIPMLAIFPLLAPAGTDAVHAESTSLIANQPAWAKTLIVLGAVSALGIGGRFVVKPILHIVARTRLRELFTASALLLVVGIAVLMTLVGLSPALGAFLGGVVLANSEYRHELESDIEPFKGLLLGLFFIGVGASIDFKLVLAEPLLILGLVLGIMLVKFGVLLGLGRLFRLSGEQNLLFAFALPQVGEFAFVLFSFALQSALLPQRIVGLMMAVVAISMALTPLVLLAHEKWIVPNFGCGAKNVEREPDKIDEKNPVIIAGFDHFGTIVGRFLRASGVRSTVLDLDSDRVDLLRRMGLKVYYGDAARMDMLQSAGAMQAKLIVIAMETPEKNLEVVDAVKKHFPHLQMLVRATENADAFDLMNSGVLHIYRETVDTSLRMASDALEMLGHRAYQSQRAARMFRKFDEQSLKGMAAYRDDKQYVNVMKERIDELQKLIQADSYTNLMVRDAGWNKNDAEERN, via the coding sequence ATGTCTAACGAATCCTTTTTCTACCAGGCTTTAGTTTATCTCGCCACCATGGTGGTATTTGTACCTCTTGCCAAAAAGCTCAACCTGGGTTCCGTATTGGGATACCTGATAGGTGGTATTATCATTGGCCCTGCTTTGCTGGGATTGATAGGCCAGGGAGGACAGGATCTGATGCACTTTGCAGAATTCGGTGTAGTGATGATGTTGTTCCTGATTGGATTGGAACTGGAGCCATCTTTACTCTGGAAACTCCGTGCGCCTATCCTTGGAATGGGCGGATTGCAGGTAACCGTTACGGCTATCTTAATAGCAGGATTATCTTTTTCATTAGGCATGCCTTTCAATGAGTCATTGATCCTGGGCATGATCCTTTCTCTTTCTTCTACGGCTATTGTACTACAGATACTAACAGAAAAAGGACAGATGGGTTCCGCTGCCGGCCAGAGTACCTTTTCTGTATTACTGTTCCAGGATATTGCAGTGATCCCCATGCTGGCTATTTTCCCCTTACTCGCACCAGCGGGTACTGATGCGGTGCATGCAGAAAGCACCTCTCTCATTGCCAATCAACCGGCCTGGGCAAAAACATTGATCGTATTAGGTGCAGTATCTGCTCTTGGCATTGGCGGGCGTTTTGTGGTGAAGCCCATCTTACATATTGTTGCGCGCACAAGGCTGCGTGAACTATTTACGGCCTCTGCATTATTACTGGTAGTGGGAATTGCAGTGCTGATGACTTTAGTAGGGTTGAGTCCTGCACTGGGGGCTTTCCTTGGAGGTGTTGTGTTAGCCAACAGTGAATATCGTCATGAATTGGAAAGTGATATTGAACCCTTCAAGGGATTGTTGCTTGGATTGTTCTTTATAGGTGTAGGTGCCTCCATCGATTTCAAACTGGTGCTTGCAGAACCCTTGTTGATATTGGGGCTTGTGCTCGGTATTATGCTGGTGAAGTTTGGTGTGTTACTGGGATTAGGCAGGTTGTTCCGCCTGAGTGGAGAACAGAACCTGTTGTTTGCTTTCGCGCTGCCCCAGGTAGGAGAGTTTGCCTTTGTGTTATTTTCCTTCGCCCTGCAATCTGCATTATTACCACAACGGATAGTGGGCCTTATGATGGCAGTGGTGGCTATTAGTATGGCCCTCACACCTTTGGTGTTACTGGCGCATGAAAAATGGATTGTGCCCAACTTTGGTTGTGGTGCTAAAAATGTCGAAAGAGAACCTGATAAAATAGACGAAAAGAACCCTGTGATCATTGCCGGCTTTGATCATTTCGGTACTATCGTTGGCCGTTTCCTGCGTGCCAGTGGCGTTCGTTCTACAGTGCTGGACCTGGATTCCGACAGGGTAGACCTGTTAAGGAGAATGGGACTGAAGGTGTATTACGGAGACGCAGCCCGTATGGATATGCTGCAATCTGCAGGTGCCATGCAAGCCAAACTGATTGTTATTGCCATGGAAACACCTGAGAAGAATCTGGAGGTAGTAGATGCCGTTAAAAAACATTTCCCGCATTTGCAGATGCTGGTGAGAGCTACTGAAAATGCGGATGCTTTTGATCTTATGAATTCAGGTGTGTTACATATCTACAGGGAAACGGTGGATACTTCTCTCCGTATGGCATCCGATGCACTTGAAATGCTGGGCCACCGTGCTTATCAATCGCAACGTGCTGCCCGTATGTTCCGCAAGTTTGATGAACAATCCTTAAAAGGAATGGCAGCTTACCGGGATGATAAACAATATGTAAATGTGATGAAGGAACGGATAGATGAACTGCAGAAACTTATTCAGGCAGATAGCTACACGAACTTAATGGTCCGCGATGCAGGATGGAATAAAAATGATGCAGAAGAAAGGAATTAA
- a CDS encoding TolC family protein, which translates to MKSWNPSTALRAILLVTTAMAVLQPAQAQQDTARSYQFSLEECIQYALANQPKVQNARLSREASRERIRESTGKLLPHANITGSFTDNLKLQTSVIPDFANDPNNKIPVQFGTKYASAVTGQVNQTILNSDYFLGLKAAKVYDELSVRDLERTAIDTRVQVSNAYFNVLVSRESIRLVDANIVRLQKTLKDTRARYDEGVSERIDVDRMQVSFNNAETQRANLERLQQYSLDVLKFNMGMPLQSTLELEEDVKSFAGIREMPDSQQYNIQDRPEYHMQRVQVELNRLDLKSKRLGIVPTLSAFINYGVNWFAPQFSDLYKTGYGNSAMGLTLNFPIFTGTERIHQVAQSRITLKQSENDLTNLSQQIQLEVRDAYTNYQNNTTSLLTQEKNMALTQGVYDRVVLKFDQGVSSSLDVVSADNELKQAQSDYINALLDTLISKVKLDQAMGKIKVQ; encoded by the coding sequence ATGAAAAGCTGGAACCCGTCAACTGCCCTTCGCGCAATACTGCTGGTTACCACTGCTATGGCCGTCCTGCAGCCTGCGCAGGCCCAGCAGGATACTGCCCGTTCGTATCAATTTTCGCTGGAGGAGTGTATCCAATATGCCCTGGCCAACCAGCCTAAAGTGCAAAATGCCCGGTTAAGTAGGGAGGCTTCCAGGGAAAGGATCAGGGAGAGTACCGGGAAGTTATTACCCCATGCTAATATCACCGGAAGTTTTACCGACAACCTCAAACTACAGACCTCCGTTATCCCCGATTTTGCCAATGATCCTAATAACAAAATACCCGTTCAGTTCGGTACAAAATATGCCTCTGCTGTTACCGGCCAGGTGAACCAGACCATCCTCAACAGCGATTATTTTCTCGGCCTCAAAGCTGCTAAAGTATATGATGAATTGTCTGTCCGCGATCTCGAACGTACCGCCATCGATACCCGTGTGCAGGTAAGCAATGCTTATTTCAATGTGCTCGTGAGCCGGGAAAGCATCCGCCTGGTGGATGCCAATATCGTACGCCTGCAAAAGACCCTGAAAGATACCCGTGCCCGTTATGACGAAGGTGTTTCCGAAAGGATAGATGTGGACCGTATGCAGGTATCTTTTAACAATGCAGAAACCCAGCGTGCCAACCTGGAACGCTTACAGCAATATTCCCTGGATGTATTGAAGTTCAATATGGGCATGCCCCTGCAAAGTACCCTGGAACTGGAAGAAGATGTAAAATCCTTTGCCGGTATCCGCGAAATGCCGGACAGCCAGCAATATAATATCCAGGACAGGCCGGAGTATCATATGCAACGGGTACAGGTGGAACTGAACAGGCTGGACCTTAAAAGCAAACGCCTGGGCATTGTACCTACTTTAAGCGCCTTCATTAATTATGGGGTGAACTGGTTCGCCCCCCAGTTCTCTGATCTCTACAAAACCGGCTATGGCAATTCAGCCATGGGACTTACCCTCAACTTCCCCATTTTTACGGGAACGGAAAGGATCCACCAGGTAGCACAGTCCCGCATCACACTGAAGCAATCAGAAAACGATCTCACTAATCTTTCACAGCAGATCCAACTGGAAGTGCGGGATGCTTACACCAATTATCAGAACAATACCACTTCCCTGCTCACCCAGGAAAAGAACATGGCCCTTACACAGGGGGTGTACGACAGAGTAGTGCTGAAATTCGACCAGGGTGTTTCCAGCAGTTTGGATGTGGTGTCTGCAGACAATGAATTGAAACAAGCGCAAAGTGATTATATCAATGCCCTCCTTGATACGCTGATCAGCAAAGTGAAATTGGATCAGGCTATGGGCAAGATCAAAGTACAATAA
- a CDS encoding glycoside hydrolase family 18 protein, which translates to MAFRKTDKERRKPVVIAYVGGYRGLIKDPASIEVEKLTHINYAFVDVKKGQAWLTNEATDSINFRTLNALKQRNPDLKILISIGGWAWSENFSDAVLTEQGQQLFAATAVDIVRKYKLDGVDIDWEYPGVPGEEGNIYRPEDKKNYTLMFKAIRLSLDSLEKETGKKYQLTTAVGGGQYFIDHTEMHIAQQYLDYVNIMTYDYKTDGKGIAGHHTNLYGSTKDSTEASADRSVRLYLRAGVPAEKLVMGVAFYGRGWTMPNGENKGLNRQALNSARSGGYTRLKDSLMIQGYDRHWDKRAKAPYLFHPVNNVFITYDDERSVKAKCKYVKKHKLGGVMFWEYSSDPKGYLLHAINQSF; encoded by the coding sequence ATGGCCTTCAGAAAGACTGACAAAGAACGCAGAAAACCTGTAGTGATCGCCTATGTTGGCGGCTATCGCGGATTGATCAAAGACCCTGCTTCCATAGAAGTGGAAAAACTCACCCATATCAATTACGCCTTTGTGGATGTGAAGAAAGGGCAGGCCTGGCTCACTAACGAAGCCACGGACTCCATCAACTTTCGTACACTTAATGCCCTCAAACAAAGGAACCCTGATCTTAAGATATTGATTTCCATTGGTGGATGGGCCTGGTCCGAGAACTTCTCAGATGCCGTACTCACAGAACAAGGCCAGCAGCTTTTTGCCGCTACGGCTGTGGACATCGTCCGGAAATATAAACTGGACGGAGTGGACATTGATTGGGAATATCCCGGTGTTCCCGGTGAAGAAGGTAATATCTACCGCCCGGAGGATAAAAAGAACTACACCCTTATGTTCAAAGCCATCCGCCTTTCACTGGATTCCCTGGAAAAGGAAACCGGTAAAAAGTACCAGCTCACCACAGCAGTAGGCGGCGGCCAGTATTTCATTGATCATACAGAGATGCACATCGCCCAGCAATACCTGGATTATGTGAACATCATGACCTACGATTATAAAACAGATGGTAAAGGCATTGCCGGTCACCATACTAACTTATATGGTTCAACGAAGGATTCTACAGAAGCTTCTGCGGACCGTTCCGTAAGACTGTATCTCCGGGCGGGCGTACCTGCAGAGAAACTCGTGATGGGTGTTGCATTTTATGGCCGCGGCTGGACGATGCCTAATGGCGAAAATAAAGGCCTTAACCGCCAGGCACTGAACAGTGCCCGCAGTGGAGGTTACACCCGTTTGAAAGACAGCCTGATGATTCAGGGTTATGACCGTCACTGGGATAAACGTGCCAAAGCACCTTACCTGTTTCACCCGGTGAATAACGTATTCATCACTTATGATGATGAACGTTCCGTGAAAGCGAAATGTAAGTATGTAAAGAAGCATAAACTCGGCGGAGTAATGTTCTGGGAATATTCCAGCGATCCGAAAGGATATCTCCTGCACGCCATTAATCAGTCATTTTAA
- a CDS encoding energy transducer TonB produces the protein METTKLLNSDFIDILFDDRNKDYGAYELRRKYNKRVRNAVMGMSAIVVVVIGGYLISSNLIASDKTHEALTIYDEPEMIEAKIKEEPPVYTPPPVRQEPPPAAKATVDAAIFRIAPDEDVKPEDEVPKNEDLIDKVIGVANAAGDPDGVDFEVPDGVKGGTGVIEAPKAKEKEEIFMIVEMMPEFPGGEAALMKFLRNNMHYPSVASDNGISGTVFVKFVVDKNGEINNVTIEGAKKGGGLEEEAMRVVKKMPKWKPGKQNGETVAVYFNLPIRFTLADQ, from the coding sequence ATGGAAACAACCAAACTCTTAAACTCCGACTTTATCGACATCCTTTTTGATGATCGTAACAAAGATTATGGTGCCTATGAGCTGCGCCGGAAATACAATAAGCGTGTGCGCAATGCAGTGATGGGAATGTCTGCTATTGTAGTAGTGGTTATTGGGGGGTATCTGATCAGTTCTAATCTGATCGCTTCTGATAAGACACATGAAGCGCTGACCATTTACGATGAGCCTGAAATGATAGAGGCGAAAATAAAGGAGGAACCGCCTGTTTACACTCCTCCTCCCGTAAGACAGGAACCGCCGCCAGCAGCAAAAGCAACGGTAGATGCGGCTATTTTCAGAATTGCGCCGGATGAAGATGTAAAACCTGAAGATGAAGTGCCAAAAAATGAAGATCTGATAGATAAGGTGATCGGTGTGGCAAATGCAGCTGGCGATCCTGACGGTGTTGATTTTGAGGTGCCGGATGGAGTGAAAGGAGGAACAGGAGTAATTGAAGCACCTAAAGCAAAAGAAAAAGAAGAGATATTCATGATTGTAGAAATGATGCCGGAGTTCCCGGGTGGGGAAGCTGCTTTGATGAAGTTCCTGCGGAATAATATGCATTATCCCAGCGTAGCCTCCGATAATGGCATCTCTGGAACTGTGTTCGTGAAATTTGTTGTAGACAAAAATGGAGAGATCAATAACGTAACCATAGAAGGAGCCAAAAAAGGAGGCGGGTTGGAAGAGGAAGCCATGCGGGTAGTGAAGAAAATGCCGAAATGGAAGCCTGGCAAACAAAATGGAGAGACCGTAGCCGTTTATTTCAACTTACCCATAAGATTTACACTCGCTGATCAATGA
- a CDS encoding efflux RND transporter periplasmic adaptor subunit translates to MCLLLCACGGKQKPAQGPMPRNTVSTFEVKPATYVVTETFPATLTAHSIVEIRSDVTGFLETIRAKDGSAVKKGQVLYEIDRSRSMASYDQAKASVSQAEADLAQKQRDLERYSNLLKQDAIARQTVEQASTLVKTAEANLAAAKAAQARSGTDISHAVIRAPVNGKIGIALVRVGDLVSAGQTTINTLVNEDPIYADIDLPQSRYAEFKKGGQQRYFIVQDGGAVYQQEGKVLLINNIIDPQTGTIRVRLTFPNKEEILKSGMSAVVQLKYNTADTALAIPSKAIVELLGEVKAFVVDQHNVVQQRNIVRGPIVDSLLLIRSGLQPGDRVVVEGIQKIRPGDTVNIK, encoded by the coding sequence ATGTGTCTGCTGCTATGCGCCTGTGGCGGAAAGCAGAAGCCCGCTCAGGGTCCCATGCCCCGCAACACCGTTAGCACTTTTGAAGTTAAACCGGCCACGTATGTTGTTACGGAAACCTTCCCGGCTACTTTAACAGCTCACAGCATTGTGGAGATACGTTCTGATGTGACCGGTTTCCTGGAAACCATCCGTGCAAAAGATGGCAGTGCGGTAAAAAAAGGACAGGTATTGTATGAAATAGACAGGAGCCGCAGTATGGCAAGTTACGATCAGGCCAAAGCATCTGTGTCCCAGGCAGAAGCTGATCTTGCCCAAAAGCAGCGCGACCTGGAACGTTATTCCAACCTATTGAAGCAGGATGCCATTGCACGGCAAACAGTAGAGCAGGCATCTACACTTGTTAAAACAGCAGAAGCAAATCTCGCTGCGGCCAAAGCAGCACAGGCAAGGTCCGGAACAGATATCAGCCATGCCGTGATCCGCGCCCCGGTGAATGGGAAAATAGGTATTGCCCTGGTACGTGTAGGCGACCTGGTGAGTGCAGGGCAAACAACCATCAACACCCTCGTGAATGAAGATCCCATCTATGCAGATATCGACCTGCCCCAGAGCAGGTACGCCGAATTTAAAAAAGGCGGGCAGCAAAGATATTTTATTGTGCAGGATGGTGGCGCTGTATATCAACAGGAAGGAAAGGTATTACTGATCAACAATATCATTGATCCGCAAACCGGCACCATCCGTGTACGCCTCACCTTCCCCAATAAGGAAGAAATACTGAAGTCAGGTATGTCTGCTGTAGTGCAGTTAAAATATAATACGGCAGACACGGCACTGGCAATTCCCTCCAAAGCAATTGTAGAGTTGCTGGGTGAAGTAAAAGCTTTTGTGGTAGATCAGCACAACGTAGTGCAGCAACGGAATATAGTAAGAGGCCCCATTGTAGACAGCCTGCTGCTGATCCGTTCCGGATTGCAGCCGGGAGACAGGGTGGTAGTGGAAGGCATTCAGAAAATCAGGCCGGGCGATACGGTGAATATTAAATAG
- the pgl gene encoding 6-phosphogluconolactonase, translated as MELHIAKDIQQLSENLAAFISQKIQDVLQQQEIFTFVLSGGSTPKSLYALLAKEPYINMIPWARVHFFWGDERAVPFEDARNNARMAFDVLLDKTDTPPENIHVMRTDIEPEAAAAEYEKILHRYFDGKTNTFDLVLLGMGDDGHTLSLFPGLPIVHEKKAWVKAFFLKAQDMYRITLTAPVTNLASSVVFMATGAGKALTLQGVINGAPDPDRYPSQLIRPENGELHWFVDEAAAEALQV; from the coding sequence ATGGAATTACACATCGCCAAAGATATACAGCAGCTGAGTGAGAACCTGGCTGCTTTCATCAGCCAGAAGATCCAGGATGTATTGCAGCAACAGGAGATCTTTACGTTCGTATTGTCTGGCGGCAGTACGCCTAAAAGCCTGTATGCTTTACTGGCCAAAGAACCTTATATCAATATGATCCCCTGGGCCAGGGTACATTTTTTCTGGGGAGATGAAAGGGCCGTACCTTTTGAAGATGCACGCAACAATGCCCGTATGGCGTTTGATGTGTTGCTGGACAAAACGGATACACCTCCTGAAAACATTCATGTGATGCGCACGGATATTGAACCGGAAGCTGCAGCAGCGGAATACGAAAAGATCCTCCACCGTTATTTTGACGGGAAAACCAATACATTTGACCTGGTACTATTAGGCATGGGAGATGATGGGCATACATTATCCCTCTTCCCCGGATTGCCTATTGTGCATGAAAAGAAAGCCTGGGTGAAAGCGTTCTTCCTGAAAGCGCAGGACATGTATCGCATCACACTCACTGCTCCGGTTACCAACCTCGCTTCCAGTGTAGTGTTTATGGCAACAGGTGCAGGAAAGGCACTCACTTTACAAGGTGTCATCAATGGCGCGCCTGATCCCGACCGTTATCCTTCTCAACTGATCCGTCCCGAAAATGGGGAACTGCATTGGTTTGTAGATGAAGCGGCGGCTGAAGCGCTGCAAGTATAA